ACCTTGATCATGACCGGCGTGATGTCAACGCCAATGCCGTCACCTTCGATGAACGGGATGATCGGATTGTCTGGGACCGGCTGCCCCGGTACGATCTTCTGGCCACCGGTGGGTACCGTGATTTTGGATTCGCTCATTGCTGCTCCCTCACTGGATTCTGATTGACCTTTCGAAGGGTGCGACTGTCATCGACAGCCGGGACGAAGAGGCTTGTCTCTGGAGCCAGATCGCCACGCCACCGGAAAACGATTATCGCCCATATCCGGCGCATCCGAAACAAGGCATCCCGGTCGCACATGGGCGCAAATGATAAAATCCCGACCAGCCCCGAGCACCATCCGGGCAATCGCAAACAAGTCCTGACGGAGGAGCGAGAGGATGGATGCACCCATGGGAGAGAATCCGGTTGCGCAGGCGATTGCGCAGACGCTGATCGAAGGCTTCAACAAGCACTACCGGATCTTTCGCGACACGTCCCGACGCGCAAAAGAGTACTTCGAGTCGGGCGAATGGCAGGCACAGCTCGACGCGGTGCGCGAGCGCGTGCAGTTTTACGACGACCGGGTGAACGAAACCGTTGCCCGCCTGCATGGAGAGTTCGACGCCGACTCGCTGGACGACACCACCTGGCAGCAGGTCAAACTCCACTTCATCGGCATGCTGATCCGGCACAAGCAGCCCGAGCTCGCCGAAACCTTTTTCAACTCGGTGTGCTGCAAGATCCTGCATCGCACCTACTTCAACAACGATTACATCTTCGCGCGGCCCGCAAGTTCGACCGAATACATCGACTCCTACCCACCGGTGTACTCCAGCTACTACCCACAGGAAGCCGGACTGCGCGCCACAGTAAAGAACATCATCGAAGACTTCGACTGGCAGCGCCCGTTCGAGGATCTCGAACGCGATGTCGACTTCATCGTGCGCACCACGCAAGCGCATCTGGCGTCCTGGCCCGAGATGGAGGTCAACTGCCAGATCCAGGTCCTGTACTCGGCCTTCTATCGCAACAAGACGGCCTACATCATCGGTAAGGCCATCAACGGCTATCAGGAATACCCGTTCACGCTGGCGGTGCGCCACACGCCGTCGGGAAAGCTTTTCATCGACACCCTGCTGCTCGATCCGTGGCGCATCTCGGTGCTTTTTTCGCTGTCGCGCGCCTACTTCATGGTCGAAATGGAAGTGCCCTCGGGTTACGTCCAGTTTCTGCGCTCGATCATGCCCAACAAGCCGCGCAGCGAGATCTACACCATGCTTGGCCTCGGCAAGCAGGGCAAGACGATGTTCTTCCGCGATCTGGTCTCGCACCTGCGCCACTCGAACGACCAGTTCAGCATCGCGCCGGGCATTCGCGGCCTGGTGATGCTGGTGTTTACGCTGCCGTCCTACCCTTACGTGTTCAAGATCATCAAGGACGTATTCGGGGCGTCGAAGAACATGGACCGCGCCACCGTCAAGCGCAAGTACCTGATGGTCAAGCATGTCGACCGGGTCGGGCGCATGGCCGACACGCTGGAGTTTTCCTACGCCGCACTGCCGCTGTCGCGCTTCCATCCGGACCTGCTCGAAGAGCTGAGTCGTCTGGCACCGACCTCGTTCGAACTCGATGGCGACTCGGTGGTCATCAAGCACCTTTACATCGAACGCCGGATGACCCCGCTCAACATCCATCTCGAGCATGCCAGCGACGAGGGCGTGGAACACGCGGTGCGCGAGTACGGCAACGCGATTCGCGAGATGGCGATCGCCAACATCTTCCCGGGCGACATGCTGTGGAAGAACTTCGGCGTCACCCGCTACGGTCGCGTGGTCTTCTACGATTACGACGAGATCGAGTACATGACGGACATGAACTTCCGCGCCATCCCGCCAGCCCCCTATGAGGAAATGGAGATGGCGGCCGAGCCCTGGTACTCGACCGCCCCCATGGATGTATTCCCGGAAGAGTTCGCCACCTTCCTGCTCGGCACCCCTCGCATTCGCAAGGCCTTTCTGAAGCATCACCGCGACCTGCTGGCGCCGGACTTCTGGCGCAAGGCACAGGACAGCATTCGCAGCGGCCATGTGGAGGACTTCTTCCCCTACCCGCAGGAGTTGCGCTTCTGCAATCTCTACCCGGCGCAGGCAGGACAGGCACCAGCATCAGACACTGAGTGAGCATGGCCGTGCTGGGCAGGCGCGTAGCCCTGCCCAGCACCGGATTCAGCTCAATCGCCGTAATGCTCCGCTTGCCACAAACCGACGGACGGCCGCGCGCCGCCCGTCGTCCCGAAGCTCAGACCGCCACGCCCGGATTGCCGTCCATGCCCTTGAGCGAGGGCAGGTTCAGCGGACGCTGCGAGATGACCTTCTGCGCCCGCAGGTAGTTGGCCACCACATCCCATACCGCAGGCCCGGAATCCTTCGCGGCCTCCGACACCGGCGCCCAGCCCGCCACCTTGTAGGTCTTGCCGGGCTCGATGCGCTTACCCTTGAGCATCATGTTGTCGATGCGCTTGCCCATGCCCGCGTTCGGGTCGCAGCTGTACTGCAGGCCGCCGACGCGCACCATGTCGCCCCCTTGCTGATAGTAGGGATCGGGGTTGAACAGATTGTCGGCCACGTCTTCGAGCACGGTCTTGATCATCTCGCCGCTCATGTCGGTCACCGTCGTCCACGGATAGGTGATCGCGGTCTGGTCGAGCAGGTGCTCCATGGTGATGGTGTCGCCCGGCAGCAGCGAGGTGCCCCAGCGGAAACCGGGCGAAAACGCGATTTCGGCGTCTTTCTCCGCGATCAGCGCATCGACCAGCAACTGATCCCAGGAACCGTTGAAATTGCCCCGGCGATAGAGCATGCCTTCGGTCACCGCCAGCTTTTCGGAGAGCTTCTCGATGAAGGGGGCACGCACCTTGTCGATGAAGTCGGCCATCTCCTTGTCCGCGGGCAGCATGTTCGCGAACACGGGAAGCAGCTTGTAGCGGAAATCCACAACCTTGCCGCCCCGTACGTCGAAATCCATCACACCGAGGAACTTGCCGTTGGAGCCCGCATTGGTCACCAGGGTCTTGCCACCGGGGTTGGTCACCACGGTCGGCGCCGGCATGCCATCGTGCGTATGTCCGCCGAAGATCGCATCGATGCCCGTTACCCTGCCAGCGAGCTTGAGGTCCACGTCCATGCCATTGTGCGAAAGCACGACGACGACCTGTGCGCCTTCTGCGCGGGCGGCATCGACGGCTTCCTGCATGCCCTGCTCCTGGATGCCGAAACTCCAGTTCGGCGTCATCCAGCGCGGATTCGCGATCGGCGTGTAGGGGAAGGCCTGACCGACAATCGCCACCGGGATGCCGTTGATGTTCTTGATCACATAGGGCTTGAACACCGGGTCTTCGAAGTCTGTGGTGCGCACGTTCTGCGCCACGATGTCGATCTTGCCGGCGAAGTCCTTCTCCTCGATTTCCTTGACCCGGTCGGCACCATAGGTGGATTCCCAGTGCAGGGTCATCACATCCACACCGAGCAGCTTGCAGGCATCGACCATGTCCTGCGCATTGGTCCACAAGGCCGTACCCGAACCCTGCCAGGTGTCGCCGCCATCGAGCAGCAACGCACCGGGACGGCTGGCTTTCATCTTCTTGACCAAGGTGGACAGATGCGCGAATCCGCCCACCTTGCCGTAGTTCCTCGCGGCTTCGACGAAGTTCAGATAGGTGAAGGCATGCGCCTCCGCACCACCCGGCTTGACACCGAAGGCCTTGAGAAAGCCTTCGCCCACCACATGCGGCGGCTTGCCGAGCATGTCGCCGACGCCCAGGTTGACGTTGGGTTCGCGGAAGTAGATCGGCATCAGCTGCGCATGACAGTCGGTCATGTGCAGGAGGCTGACGTTGCCGAACTTCGGCAGTTCGTAGAGCTTCTCTGCAGCCGCTTCGGCGCGTGCAATATCGCTGTGCAGGGTCATGCCACCAGCCGAGGCGATGGCCAGTAGCTGGAGAAATTCACGGCGATTCATCGACATGGATGATTCCTTTGAGAGGGTTCGAGCCGACCGCGCAGGCCCGGGCGCACGCCTTGCTCGAGATAAAAAAAGGCCCGGGGCCGAGGCCGCGGGCCCTGCTCCGTACCACTCGTGACCGGTACTTACTGGTTGACCGGTGAGGCCGGATCGAACAGATAGGCCATTACGTGGCGAATCTGCTCTTCAGTGAGGATGCCGCCGTAGCCGTTGCGCGGCATGTCGCTGCACGCGTTGTAGGCCTTGGAGTTCCACAGCTTGCCCCAGGTGTACTTGACGATCTCTTCCGAGTTGCCGCGTATTTTGGCGTAGCCCTCGAGACTGACGCCGATGGTGCCTTCGGACACCTCATTCGGGTCCATCGCGTGACAGTTGTAGCAGCCACCACCGTTGTTGTCGGGGGTCTTGTCGGTCCACGTGAGACCACGACCACTGGCGGCGATCTTCTGCCCTGTCTTCCAGTCACCGCCCGTGTAGTTTCCGTCGGACGGCCACTTGATTGTCTTCATCTCGGCAGCTTCGAGCCGCTTCATGGTCTCCGCGTCGAGCGGCGTCAGGCTGGAGCAGGCCTTCTGGATCGCATCCTGCTTCTGGCGATCGAGTGAAGCGATGCCGCTGGCCTTGAACGAGCTCACCATCATCTGCTCGACCTTGCCTTGAATCTCGTCGGCGTGGGCGAAGGATGCGGCAAGCACGAGCGGGAGCGCACAGATCAGTTTCTTCATGTCATGTCCTCCTTAGCGCTTCACACCGGGCCACTGGGCCGCGGCACCGTTGCCCTTGCCTGCCATGAACACCGACAGGGCAATCGTCACATCCGAAGCGAACACCGGCTCGGCCGTGCGTTGCTGGCGGAAGCAGTCCCACAGGCGGTGCTGCATGGTCCAGAACTGCGAATTGGACACACGGTAGGCCGGCCACGAGCCCCAGCCCGCCGCTGCGCCCTCGGGCTTGGTGATGTTGGGCAGCGACGTCGCACGGATGCGCTTGTCGTCCTGGCTGTGGCAGGTGGAGCAGGCAAAATCCATCGAACCGGTGCGGTAGAAGAAGGCACGCTCGCCCATGTCGTACATCGCCTTCATCTTGGGATGCGACAGGTCGACCGCGATCGGCTTGCCCTTCGAGTGCGTGACCACGTAGGCCACCAGCGCTGCAAGCTTGCCCCGCTCATCCTTCAGGAACTTGCCATTGATGATCTCGGCCGAAGGGATGCCCTGCTGGGTCTCCATGCAGTGCATCAGCCGCGACTCGAGATCCTGCACCTTGCCGGTGTCATCGAAGTAGCGCGGCAACTGCGCCGCGGCGCCCTCGACCACACCCGGTCCGAGGCCAAGGTTACATTGCTCGAGCGTCGCGTTCTTGGGCCCGCGTGCGGTGCGCCAGAGCTCTTCGCCCTCCATTTCGTAAAGCTCGGCCGGATTACCGTCGGCGAGCATTTCACGATAGGCGTCGAAGTTCAGCTCCTCGTTCGCCGACGCCAGCGGGCTGGTCAGCATCACTGCAGCGCCGAGCGCGGTGAACATGAATTGTTTTCTCATCGTCTCTCCTCCTGGGACCTTTCGTTAAGACCCCTGCTTGTGGGCGCACCGGCGTGATCGCCGGCGCTGCCTGGGTCCGCACACCGCGCGCGGCCCCAGGCGAACGATCAGGAAATCTGCACTTCGTCAGTGCGGCTGTCGCCCTTGTTGTCCACCCAGCTCACCGCGACCTTGTCACCCTTGGCCCCGCCGTTGAACTTGAACGCCAGATAGGGGTTGGTGGACACCGAGGCGCCGAACTGGGCCGAGAGCACCACCTTGTCGTTGTGCTTGGCAGTCAGTTCGGTGATGAAGTGTGCCGGAATCACCGCGCCGGACGAGTCCTTGCGCTGGCCGGTTTCCATGACGTGCGACATCAGCACGCGTACTTCAGTCACGCCTTCCTTGGCTGCTGCGCGAATACGCATCGGATTTGCCATCGATATATCTCCTTGATTTCGTGACCGTGCTCAGCCGCCACAGCCGCCGAGCGTGACCTTGATTTCTTTCTTGGCCATGTAGTATTTGCCGTCGGCCTTGACCACCGCGTACACATCCGACGTCTGCCCCATCTTGACCCGGGTCTGGACATCGGGAAGCGTACCTGCCGGAATATCGAAAGTCGCAGCCAGCATGTTCGGATTCTTCTCGATCATGATCGAGATCTGCTCGGTATTGGGAAGGTTGCTCACCACCCCGACCGGCACCACGGCGCCGTTCTCTGCGATATCGGGCGCGGTGATCTGGACATCGGCGCTTTCCACCGGCTTGCCCGCACCCATGGCCGACATTGCAGTATCAAGCGTCTTGGCATCGAAAGCGCTCTTGTTCCAGGCAGCCTCGGCAAGTTCGGGCTTGATCAGACCGGCCGCAGCCAGCAGACCGAGCACGCCCAGACCGCCGCCCGCCTTCAGGGTCTCCCTGCGTTGATTGTTCATCCCGTCTCTCCTCATTGATTTATTACTGCGCTTTCGCGCCCTCCAGAATCCACTGGACGAGCTGTTTGATTTCCTCGTCCTTCACGTGGCCTTGCGGCGGCATTGGCACCGCCCCCCAGACACCCTGACCGCCCGCCTTGACCTTGGCCATCAGCTTCGCGCCAGCGTCGTCCTGATCTTTGTATTTTGCCGCAATTTCGACATAGGCCGGGCCCACAATCTTGTTTGCGACGCCGTGGCATGCCATGCATCCCTTCTCGTTGGCCAGCGCCAGCGCTGCCGCCGCTGCAGAAGGCGCGGCTGCCTCGGCGGCTGCACTCGGCTCACCGGTCGGCTTGCCACGGGTCTGACCCACGGAACGATTCTGCTCGGCAAGGTTGCCGTGCGCGTCCTGCGCATATTCAGGCAGTGACGACACGACCTGCACCTCTTTCTTGCAGTCCTTCATGCAGGCAACGTTCTTCGTGTCCGGCTTGCCACCGTTTCCGATTCCGCCCTTGGCCGCCGACGCGCCCGGCCACATCCCGTGATCGGTCGTCATCCCGTTGCGATTGGGCATGCGCTGCTGAACCTCGGCGATGTTCTGGTCACTGAGCTCAAAGTCTGCCGGCACCACTTCGGCAAGGTTGAGCAGGTAGGCCACAACCGCGTACACCTCGTCGGGCTTGAGCGACTTTGGTGCGGTCCAGGGCATCGCCCGCTGAATGTAATCGAACAGCGTCGATACCGTGGGCACCTTCATCAGCGTGGTGCGTTGCGGAAACGACCCGGTAACGAGCGACTTTACGTGCCCCGTCTTGATGTCATCGCGCGTCGTTCCGCCCACGAGCGGCGTGAACACCTCGTTCGACTCGCCGAACGCCCCATGGCAACTGGCGCAGTGCGCTTCCCACACCTCGATGCCCTGATCAACCGTGCCCTTGCCCTTCGGCAAGCCGGTGAAGTCGGGGCGGACATCGATATCCCACGCCTTGAGCTCTGCTGGCGTCGCTGCGCGGCCAATGCCCTGATAACGATCGAAGGCCGCAGCAGGCGCGACCAGCCCTGCGGTCGCAGCGACAACGACGAGCACTGACAAAGTCTTAGAGAACCTGGACATTGCTCACCTCCCCCGATTCAACCACTTTCCACGACTGGATGGCATTGTTGTGATAGATGGACTTGGTGCCGCGTGCAGCGCGCAGCTGCCCGTAGCCCGGCTGCACGAAGCCGGTTTCGTCTACCGCGCGCGATTGCAGGATGGCGGGTTTGCCGTCCCACACCCAGTCGATGTTGAAGCGGGTCACCGCCTTCGACAGCACCGGCGTCTCCAGGCGTGCCTGGCGCCAGTTGATGCCACCATCGGTCGACACGTCGACGCGGGTAACCTTGCCGCGGCCGGACCATGCCATGCCCGAAATGTTGTAGAAGCCCTTGTCGAGCAGAAGCTGACCGCCGGAAGGCGTCGTGATGACGGACTTGCACTCCTGCACCGAGGTGTATTGCCGGTGCTGGCCGTCGGGCATCAGGTCCATGTAGTGCACCGCCTCGTCCTTTGTCGCCCAGGGCATGTCACCCACTTCGATGCGGCGCAGCCACTTGACCCAGCTCACGCCCTGCACGCCGGGCACCACCAGACGCAGGGGGTAGCCGTTCTCCGGGCGCAGCATTTCGCCGTTCATGCCGTAGGCCACCAGCACCTCGCCCGACTCGACCAGCTCCATCGGAATGGTGCGGGTCATCGATGAGCCGTCGGCCCCCTCGGCGAGGATGAAGCGCCCCTTCTTGTAGTCGGCGCCGCACATGTCGAGAATGGCCTTCAGCGGCACACCGGTAAACTCCGAACAGGACAGCATGCCATGGCTGTACTGCACCGTCGGCACCGCGACATTGCCCCACTCCATGCCGGTGTTCGCTCCACACTCGATGAAATGAACCCTCGACACCGACGGCAAGCGCATGATGTCGTCCATGGTGAACACCGAACTGGACTTCACCAGCCCGTTGATCATCAAGCGGTGCTTTGACGGATCGATGTCGTGCCAGCCCTGATGGTGACGCTCAAAATGCAGCCCTGACGGGGTAATGATTCCGAACAGGCCCTGCAGCGGCGTGAAGGCGACCGATGAACCACCGACGCGGGTCAGGCCCGGGCTCTCGCGCCGCACCAGACCGCGCTCGTACTTCGACGGCAGGCCATAGGGGTTTGCTGCCACCGGCAGCCCGAGGCTTGTGGACCACGGCGGCAGATTCAGGATCGCCGGATCCCCCTCGCCTGCCGCGCGCGCCACGGCAGGCGCCATCATCGCTGCGCTGGCGCCGATGAACGCCTTGCGCAAGAAGTCACGCCGCCCCTCCTTTACCGACTGAATGTCCTCGTCGGTCAGGAAGTTTTCTGGCGCGGGTCTCACCCGACCGAGCCGGAACTCACTGTTATCCATGCCTATGCTCCCCCTCTGCATTCGATCACTCGTATTTTGATGTTGCGCATCGTTCAATGCCCGGCGCCGAGATCCTGCTCGAGCCTGAGCAACTCCTCACGCTGTGGTGCCGACATGTCGCCACGCGAGGCGATGCTCACGCACACCGTGCGACACAGATCGGCGAAGTTCGGATCGACGATCCGGTAGATGACCTGAGCGCCATCCCGACGACGATCCAGCACCCCGGCGCGATACAGCAGATTCAGGTGGCGCGAGGCATTTGCCTGCGTCAGCCCGATCGCCTCCACGACCTCATTGACCGCACGCTCCTCACTGCACAGACAGTGAAGAATCTTGAGTCGAGTGGGCTCCGCCAGCAGTCCAAAGTACTCAGCCACGCTTTCGAAGACCTTGTTCAACTCGTTCATGACGCGCCCGGCCTTATGCACTGATTGAATCAATCTATAACCATACACGTATATGGTCAACTACTAATATTTGTGCATTGCGCAAAAATCATCTCGCCGGAAAATTCCAAAGGAATGCGCGAAAAAGGGTGCTTTGAATGCAAAACAGCTGGGATATACTGATTTTGCGAAGTGCCTTTCGAGCGCAAGACACGCGCCCGCACGCGGCCGCAGTGCCGGTCGATGGCGTTCGCACACATCAAGAAATCAAGAGGAGGAAGACGTGAACGCCAAACTCGCACTCACCACGCTGTGCCTGGCGAGCCTCGCCGGGCTCGCGCATGCGAAAGACCAGGATCCCAATCTGGCGCGCAACCTGGCTGCAACCTGCGCCAACTGCCACGGCACCAGCGGCAAGAGCCTCGGAGGCATGGAAAGCCTCGCGGGCGAGCCCAAGGAAAAGCTCCTGCAGAAACTCGCCGACTTCCGCTCTGGCGCAAAACCGGCCTCGATCATGCACCAGATCTCAAAGGGTTACACCGACGAGCAACTCGACATGATCGCCGCGTACTACGCAGCGATGAAGTAAGAACCGGGGGAGAAAACAATGCAGAACAGACGCGATTTCCTGAAATCAGCCGGCGTGCTCGGTGCCGGCTCCACCCTGCTTGGACTTGCCGGCTGTGCGGGCATGGCACGCGCTTCGGGCGGACATGTGGTGGTGGTGGGCGGCGGCTATGGCGGCGCCACGGTCGCCAAGTATCTTCGCATGTGGAGCGAAGGCCGGGTCAGTGTCACGCTGATCGAGCGCAACACCGAGTTCGTTTCCTGCCCGATGTCGAACCTCGTCATCGGCGGACTGAAGAACATGGCCGACATCACCATCAGCTATGACAATCTGCGCACGCGCTGGGGTGTGAAGGTCATCACCGATGAAGTGCTCGCGCTCGATGCGAGCAAACGTACCATCAGTACCGCACGCAACGGCGTCATCGCATACGACCGTGTCGTCCTCTCGCCCGGCATCGACTTCATGTCCGAGCGCATCGGCGGCCTCGCCGGCAATGAAGAGCGCATCCCGCATGCCTGGAAGGCCGGTCCGCAGACGGTCGTGCTGCGCCAGCAACTGCAGGACATGAAGGATGGCGGCGTTTTCGCCATGCACATCCCCAAGGCCCCCTACCGTTGCCCGCCCGGACCCTACGAGCGCGCCTGCATGGTGGCCAATTATCTGCGCAAGGAAAAGCCGAAATCCAAGGTGCTCGTGCTCGACTCAAACGGTGAGATCCAGTCGAAGAAGGCCCTCTTCACCAAGGCCTTCGAGGGCTACAAGGGCATGATCGAGTACATGCCCAACAACGAGTTGCGCAGCGTGAATGCAGCCACGCGCACCGCCGAACTCGACTTCGAAAAGGTCAAGGCCGACGTGCTCAACGTCATCCCCCCGATGCGTGCGGGCAACATCGCCACGCAGTCGGGTCTGCCGCTGATCAACGACCGCTGGGTTGATGTCGAGTGGCTCGGCTACGAAGCCCGTGGTGTGCCAGGGGTTCATGTCATCGGCGATGCGCTGTTCCCGGCGCCGACAATGCCGAAGTCGGGGCACATGGCCAATCAGCAGGCCAAGGTCGTGGCGGCCGCCATCATCAACCTGCTCGCCGGACAGGCACCGAACCCCACTCCGGTGGTCATGAACACCTGCTACAGCTTTGTCGACGAAAAGAACGCCGTGCACGTCGCGTCGGTGCACCAGTACGACGACGTGAAAAAGCAGCCGATGCCGGTTTCGGGTGCGGGCGGCGTGTCGGTTGCGGCAAATGAGATCGAGGGCAAGTTCGCCCATGCCTGGGCACAGAACATCTGGGCTGACATGCTGACCTGAGCCCAGCGCAGCTGCGTCATACCTGATGCGTGCATGACGAAGGGGCCCGGACGGCCCCTTCCTTTTTTGCCCTGCCGACTCAGTTCAAGGAACTGATGTAGAGCGCAACAGACCTGATCTCAAGCTCGGTCAGCCTGGAGGCAATCGAATGCATCACCGCGTTGTCGTTGGTGCGGTTGCGCGTATTGAACGAGCGCAGCTGTCTTTCGATGTACTGCGGCACCTGCCCCGCGAGCCTGGGCAGTTGCGACGTTCCAAGCCCCCGCTCTCCATGGCAGGACGCACAGGCGGCCACGCCTGAATACTCGTTTCCGCGGAGGAAGATGAAACGACCGATCGCCGCCAGTTCGCCATCCTGCACGTCCTGCGCACGCGTCGGCTTCTTCTCGAAATAGACACCGAGGGCCAGCATCTCCTCAGGAGCGAGGTCGGCCGCCATGTTCACCATGGTGTCGCTCTGACGCCGACCGGCCTTGAAGTCGGCCAGCTGCTTGGCGATGTACTGATAGTGCTGCCCGGCCAGGCGCGGATACAGCGCGGTTGTGCTCTCGCCTTCTACCCCGTGGCAAAGAAAGCAGCGCCCCATGTTGATCTCTTCCGCGCGCGCAAGGTCGACCTCGGGAAAATCCGCCGCCCGGGCTGCAGACGACACGCACAGCGCCAGCAAGCTCGAAATTACCGCATATTTCCAGTGACTCATCATCGTCTCCCGCCTGTTCTTGTGTTTGGACAGGAAAGACTATCAGAACTCGCTAATACATCAAGCATGTACCACACGGGGCATTCAGCCCTCGGCAGCCCAGCCCAGCTCCATCACCCACGGCCCCGTGCCGGCACCGAGCGCGGCCAGGACGTAAGGCACGACAGGTTCGGGCAAGGCGTCGCGATCAAACCACGCCAGGTGGCCGCACTTTGTCGGCTCGCAGATGACGGGATCCCCCGTCCAGTCGCGGGCGAGCATGAAGAAATCAATGCGGTTGGTGTCGGACAGGCGGTGCACGACACCGAGGAACTGGAGGTCTGCCTCACGCAGACGCAATCCGGTTTCCTCGCGCATTTCACGCACTGCCGCCTGATGCACGGACTCACCGGGCTCGACATGTCCGCCGGGGAGACTGTACTGGCCGTCAAAGAAACCGGTGCCCGAGCGTCGCATCAGCAGGATGCGGCCCGCTGTCTCGCACAGCACATGCACACCGGTTGGAATACCTGGATGCGTCATGCCTGCTCAATGCTTTCCGGTACTGCCGAAACCACCCGCCCCGCGCTCACTGGACGCAAAATCGTCAACGACGTTGAAGCCCACCTGCACCACGGGCACGACCACCAGTTGCGCGATGCGCTCCATCGGCTGAATGGTGAACACGTCGCGGCCCCGGTTCCACACGGAGACGAAAATCTGCCCCTGGTAGTCGGAGTCGATCAGACCCACAAGGTTGCCCAGCACGATGCCATGCTTGTGCCCGAGACCCGAACGCGGCAGCACCATCGCTGCGAGCCCGGGATCGGCGAGGTGAATGGCAAGGCCACTGGGCACCAGCGTCGTTTCGCCCGGATGCAGCAGGATCGGCGCGTCGAGGCAGGCACGCAGATCAAGCCCGGCCGCACCCTCGGTGGCGTACGCAGGGGGATGGCCCTTGAGGCGGGCATCGAGCAACTTCACATCAATGCGTTGCATGACTCTTCCTTGTCAGTTGTGCTCTCGCCCTGCGGGTGCGAGCAGATTCGCCAGATGTTCGACAATCTCTTGTGCCAGCATCGACTTGGCCGCGCGCGGCAGCGGATGGCGGCCACGCTCATCATAGAGAGCGATGGTGTTGTCGTCGCCGCCCATGCCGTCAGCTACCAGATTTCCCACCAGCATCGGCAGCTTCTTGTTCTTGCGCTTGCCTTCGGCGTAGGCATCTAGATCACGGCTTTCAGCCGCAAAACCGACACAGAACGGCGCATCGGGACGTGACGCCACCTCAGCGAGAATGTCGGGATTGGGCGTCAACTCGATGCGCATTGTATCGCCCGACTTCTTGATCTTGTGCTCTGCAGGCTGCAGCGGCCGGTAGTCCGCCACTGCCGCCACGCCGATAAAGACGTCGGCCGCGGGCAAGGCATCAAATACCGCGGCACGCATCTCAAGCGCACTGCGCACATCGACCCGAAGCACTCCGGCAGGCGCAGCCAGCGCAACCG
This genomic interval from Parazoarcus communis contains the following:
- the aceK gene encoding bifunctional isocitrate dehydrogenase kinase/phosphatase translates to MDAPMGENPVAQAIAQTLIEGFNKHYRIFRDTSRRAKEYFESGEWQAQLDAVRERVQFYDDRVNETVARLHGEFDADSLDDTTWQQVKLHFIGMLIRHKQPELAETFFNSVCCKILHRTYFNNDYIFARPASSTEYIDSYPPVYSSYYPQEAGLRATVKNIIEDFDWQRPFEDLERDVDFIVRTTQAHLASWPEMEVNCQIQVLYSAFYRNKTAYIIGKAINGYQEYPFTLAVRHTPSGKLFIDTLLLDPWRISVLFSLSRAYFMVEMEVPSGYVQFLRSIMPNKPRSEIYTMLGLGKQGKTMFFRDLVSHLRHSNDQFSIAPGIRGLVMLVFTLPSYPYVFKIIKDVFGASKNMDRATVKRKYLMVKHVDRVGRMADTLEFSYAALPLSRFHPDLLEELSRLAPTSFELDGDSVVIKHLYIERRMTPLNIHLEHASDEGVEHAVREYGNAIREMAIANIFPGDMLWKNFGVTRYGRVVFYDYDEIEYMTDMNFRAIPPAPYEEMEMAAEPWYSTAPMDVFPEEFATFLLGTPRIRKAFLKHHRDLLAPDFWRKAQDSIRSGHVEDFFPYPQELRFCNLYPAQAGQAPASDTE
- the soxB gene encoding thiosulfohydrolase SoxB, coding for MSMNRREFLQLLAIASAGGMTLHSDIARAEAAAEKLYELPKFGNVSLLHMTDCHAQLMPIYFREPNVNLGVGDMLGKPPHVVGEGFLKAFGVKPGGAEAHAFTYLNFVEAARNYGKVGGFAHLSTLVKKMKASRPGALLLDGGDTWQGSGTALWTNAQDMVDACKLLGVDVMTLHWESTYGADRVKEIEEKDFAGKIDIVAQNVRTTDFEDPVFKPYVIKNINGIPVAIVGQAFPYTPIANPRWMTPNWSFGIQEQGMQEAVDAARAEGAQVVVVLSHNGMDVDLKLAGRVTGIDAIFGGHTHDGMPAPTVVTNPGGKTLVTNAGSNGKFLGVMDFDVRGGKVVDFRYKLLPVFANMLPADKEMADFIDKVRAPFIEKLSEKLAVTEGMLYRRGNFNGSWDQLLVDALIAEKDAEIAFSPGFRWGTSLLPGDTITMEHLLDQTAITYPWTTVTDMSGEMIKTVLEDVADNLFNPDPYYQQGGDMVRVGGLQYSCDPNAGMGKRIDNMMLKGKRIEPGKTYKVAGWAPVSEAAKDSGPAVWDVVANYLRAQKVISQRPLNLPSLKGMDGNPGVAV
- the soxX gene encoding sulfur oxidation c-type cytochrome SoxX, whose amino-acid sequence is MKKLICALPLVLAASFAHADEIQGKVEQMMVSSFKASGIASLDRQKQDAIQKACSSLTPLDAETMKRLEAAEMKTIKWPSDGNYTGGDWKTGQKIAASGRGLTWTDKTPDNNGGGCYNCHAMDPNEVSEGTIGVSLEGYAKIRGNSEEIVKYTWGKLWNSKAYNACSDMPRNGYGGILTEEQIRHVMAYLFDPASPVNQ
- the soxA gene encoding sulfur oxidation c-type cytochrome SoxA, with translation MRKQFMFTALGAAVMLTSPLASANEELNFDAYREMLADGNPAELYEMEGEELWRTARGPKNATLEQCNLGLGPGVVEGAAAQLPRYFDDTGKVQDLESRLMHCMETQQGIPSAEIINGKFLKDERGKLAALVAYVVTHSKGKPIAVDLSHPKMKAMYDMGERAFFYRTGSMDFACSTCHSQDDKRIRATSLPNITKPEGAAAGWGSWPAYRVSNSQFWTMQHRLWDCFRQQRTAEPVFASDVTIALSVFMAGKGNGAAAQWPGVKR
- the soxZ gene encoding thiosulfate oxidation carrier complex protein SoxZ — protein: MANPMRIRAAAKEGVTEVRVLMSHVMETGQRKDSSGAVIPAHFITELTAKHNDKVVLSAQFGASVSTNPYLAFKFNGGAKGDKVAVSWVDNKGDSRTDEVQIS
- the soxY gene encoding thiosulfate oxidation carrier protein SoxY produces the protein MNNQRRETLKAGGGLGVLGLLAAAGLIKPELAEAAWNKSAFDAKTLDTAMSAMGAGKPVESADVQITAPDIAENGAVVPVGVVSNLPNTEQISIMIEKNPNMLAATFDIPAGTLPDVQTRVKMGQTSDVYAVVKADGKYYMAKKEIKVTLGGCGG
- a CDS encoding c-type cytochrome — protein: MSRFSKTLSVLVVVAATAGLVAPAAAFDRYQGIGRAATPAELKAWDIDVRPDFTGLPKGKGTVDQGIEVWEAHCASCHGAFGESNEVFTPLVGGTTRDDIKTGHVKSLVTGSFPQRTTLMKVPTVSTLFDYIQRAMPWTAPKSLKPDEVYAVVAYLLNLAEVVPADFELSDQNIAEVQQRMPNRNGMTTDHGMWPGASAAKGGIGNGGKPDTKNVACMKDCKKEVQVVSSLPEYAQDAHGNLAEQNRSVGQTRGKPTGEPSAAAEAAAPSAAAAALALANEKGCMACHGVANKIVGPAYVEIAAKYKDQDDAGAKLMAKVKAGGQGVWGAVPMPPQGHVKDEEIKQLVQWILEGAKAQ